The genomic window CATAGCCTCTTGTGTAGGAATACTATCAAATTCATTTCAATTTATTGTATGCTTCCTAAATATCATCTTGAACATTtgtccaaaacaaattttttgttcTACCATTCATTACTGCAAGGTGTGAAATatagtttttgaaggtcaaaCATGTTTTTAATCTCTTAATAGGCATAGTAACAGATCTGTTCAACATTTAGTAAATATTCCTAATACAACCAAAATAttaaggtgtatatatatatatatatatatatatatatatatatatatatatatatatatattataactgtGACCCTAAGCTCAGAGACGAATATATTTTTGCTTAGTTTATGGGACAAATGGGCATTTTATCTCTATCGGAAGTAACACAACAGCAAAGCAATCTTAACTATGTCATTCTTTTAGAGAATAAAGATATAAATAGTACGAAAATGATGCATACATAACATACGGAAATTTTGGCTACTTGAAGTATGCAAAAAtgattgataatatttttaaaattaaagatgtaGTATATTTTGTACATCAATTGCTTACAATGTACAATAGATCTAAGGCATACTCCTGAATTTActaaaacgtttaaaaaataataagcactTCGAAATCCATCTACGCTATAGGTTGTGTTGCAAAGgatttattgctttaacgaaggtaaaattttaatattttacaataaaacattgttAAGGCATATGAATGTTACATCGGTTAGTTCTAATCCCACACGCCTTAACCGTTTGgcaattaaaaattgtatttgcaGGTCGCAAAATGTTGATTGTTGCTGTACTGGCGACGACGCAGATCGCTTTTACGGTGACTGCTTTTCCCACTTCCGGGAATGAGGGCGCAGCAGGAAGTTTCTCTGGTCTATGTTTGGAAGAGATCAGGGAACTTGTGGGGGACGCCATCGAACTAGCGACCCTCCGGATGGAACGAGTCACGTCGACGGTGATTCCTCCTGGGTTCTTCGACGGCCTGGATGGGCTACGCAGCCTATCTCTGACCAACAGCAGCTTGACTGAGCTCCAGCCGGGTGTGTTCAGCGGTCTGCAGCAGCTGCTGGAGCTGCGACTGTCCGGCACCAAGTTGAGGCGcctgccgccaggggcgctcgACGCCACGACGCAACTGCAGGCTCTCCGACTGGACGACAACGAGCTGACCACACTCCCGGAACACATATTCAGCTCGCTGTCGAACCTCACGCTACTGGATCTGTCTCGCAACCACCTAGCAGCTGTCGGCCCGCATGAGTTTTCCCGCTTGCCTCGTCTCGAGACTCTCATCCTCGGGTTCAACAGACTGGAAAAACTCAGTTGCAGAGCATTTATAAACTTGCGTAACCTCAGAGACATACATTTGAACAATAACCTTATACAAAGGTTTAACtggatattatttcaaaacactgTGCAGCTGAAATTTATTAATGTTAGTCataattttctgaaaaatttGGCAGTAGGACTTTTTGAAATAAGATCAAATGCATTAAACAATATTACAAAATCGCACTACCACCACGGAAGATTTATTGAAACAGATAGATTACAAGTTATCGATGCCAGTCACAATGCTATTAAAGCAGTGAGTGAAACGACGTTCAAAAATCTAACTAATCTTAAATATGTAGATTTATCGTTCAACAGCCTGGAATCATTCACATCAACAACCTTTGACGGCTGTGGAGACCTTAAAACAGTAGACCTTAGTTTTAACAATATAAGTAGGGTATATATACAGGCGCATTCAGTTAGCTCTGTTGTTAAACATGTTCACATAATACTTAGAGGAAATATCTTGAAAGCAGTTTCTTCACGCGTACTAGCCACTCATCTTTTGGACCTAAGCATGAATAATTTGACGAGTATAATTTATAGTAAGTTTGCTTCCGTTACTTTTGTTAAGATTTTAGATATATCGTACAATCCACACTTGCAAATATCTATGTCAATATTGAGGTATTTTCAGAATATAGTGGAATTTTATCTCGATGGAAACGATATTAGTTTCAAAAACCTAAcattaataaatcaaatatttgagATATCTAACATGCGTTTTATTAGTCTGAGTGACACTGAAATATGTCGTGACCCATACACAATGATGTTTGTAAGAATGCTTTTCATTCAgaaaaataaagtcaatatttCGTGTTTCCGAAGTAAtgactcattaaaaaatatatatgttagaaGATATAGCAACCGAAGTTTGAAGGAAATTGCACCTGTCAGAGAGATGTTACCATCTGAATTAATTACGTCGGCTACCAAACTCGAAGAAGATTGCTTGGAGAATTCTCCAGAAGGTGATAAATACTCGACTATCGACGTACAGTGTCCTTTAGGATGTGTGTGTCGCGACTTGTGGGGAACTTGGGCAGGGACCAAATTCGCAAAAGACTGCGTGAACTTGGTGAATTGTAAAACGGTTCTGTTGTACATTCCGCCTGTCGTGAACTCTTCCACTACGTGCTTGGACTTAGGTTTTACGAGTTTGCGCAACGTAAGCAGGGATAACTTCAAACATTTACACTCTTTGTTATACCTGATGTTGCCAGGGAATGATTTCAGGTCACTGCCAAGCGACATATTCAGTGATCTTCATAGTCTATTGTATCTCGACCTTAGCTTCAATTCTCTAACAGTAATTCATGATGATTTGCTGCTGAACAACACAAATCTCGAGGATCTACAACTATTCAACAATAAGATTACTGTAATAAATGACCGTGCTTTCAAATATACCACAAAACTCAAAATACTTAATTTAGCGAATAACAAAATCTCAGCAATTTCTAAAAATGCTTTTTATAACCTTCATAATTTGGAAGACTTGAATCTTTACGGTAATGAATTATTGACTCtggaagaaataatttttacgcATCCTTCAAGAATTATATCTTTCAATGTCGAGAATAATCTACTTGAAAAGTTTCCAGTCCACTTTTTTGATAACCTAACACTGCTAGAAATGGTTATAATGACAAATATAAGTTTGACAGAGCTGTTTCCATTTAGTTTTCTTAGCAtgggaaatttaaaatttctgtacTTAAACAAAAACAGAATCACAGAACTCCCTGAAAACTTGTTTACTGGTCTCAAGAAGTTAGAATACTTAGATTTGagtgaaaatataataatgtgtTTAAACACCGAATCCTTCAGTAACTTATCAGAACTCACCTACTTATTCTTAAGtcgtaacaaaattaaaaaaataagtgatAATGTTTTTGTTACTAACATAAGGTTAACACATTTGGACCTCAACAGTAATAAAATAGAAGTGATATCTACATTAGCTTTCGATGCACTGACTAATCTACAAACGCTTATGTTAAATGACAATTTAGTACAGTTTATTAATAAGGGTACATTCAAAAATACATATTCTCTGGATTTTTTACAAATGCGTGGAAATCGTTTGCAAATTATAGAAAGTGGCTCATTTAGTAGTCTTAAATCACTTGTCTACATTgacattgaaaacaattttttagaaAGTCTCGAAGagaatttatttttgaatgcATCTTCAGTAGAAGTTATTGAGATCAGCCATAACATTCTTAAACGTATTGAAGGAGCTTTTATAAATGTAACGAACGTTCATTTGATAAACATAACACATAATAAAATATGCTTTattagtgaaaatacactcagGAATACATATAATTTGAAGGTATTAGATGTTTCCAATAACAGACTTGTAATGATAAATCAGCGAGCACTTTACGATTTACAAAATCTTGTCCAGTTATACATTCATAACAATTTGCTAGATAACTTAAATGAAAATGTGTTTAGATACACAATCAATCTACGCGTGTTGAATCTTAGTAACAATAAACTTATTAGATTgcatggaaaattattttttagattatttggcCTAGAGATACTCAATATTGGTTATAACAAATTGGCCAGTTTAAGTGAAGAAACTTTCCAATCGCAGACCGGCCTGAAAGTCCTCATCCTGAATGGGAATCCACTCAGGGTGTTGCCTCCTGGCGTATTCAGATCCTTGGTCAGTCTAGAACTGCTGGACCTCAGACACGCCTGTCTCACGACTCTCGATGTCGGGTTGTTCTCGTCCCTCCGACGATTGTTGGCACTCATGCTAGGGCACAGCCCGGTGCAGTCTCTGACCACTCAACATTTCAAGCCAATGAAGAGCCTTCAAGTGCTGGATCTCAGTCGAAGAGAGTCTACCCCGTCCATGGATTGTAACTGCTCAAGCGATGACTCCTTCAACTGGAAGAACATGACTCTTATAAACCACTGGTTTGACATGCCAGATCTGAAGATACTAATGTTACCTGGACATTCTTTGTGCCGATATCCGCTATGGCAAAATATTACGAACAAAATATTCCTCCATGTGTCTTTAAAGGATGTAAGGTGCTATAGACAAGATGGAAAGTTTTCCTCTCTGTGGGGTCCTCAGATTAGTGATGTTCTAGGGTCGCTTATTAATCGCATAAGCTTGAACTTGCCTTCTGTTTACTGATAGCATCTACGAATAACAATTACTCTCTTTGGTCCATACTATCTTCAGTACATTTTAATAATTGCTACCAAGATTATGATCAAGTGACGCATAAAATTTTATACATCCGCATAAATCTCGATATTTTAAAAacgaatgtatttttttaattagaatgaTCACAACAAGAGAAAACAAGAAAAATGTTTGTAGAGTATGTACCATGAAAGATATTGGCAGTTAGATATGTGTTGTTAAGAAATGCATAACCATTGTCTTAAAATAATCATATGATCTATACTTCTGTGGAACAATCTGTACTTCTGTGGAACAATATGTTTTACACAAATTTGGTCAATAACAATAAACCAATTAGTGATTCATAAATATGGGAATTATTTCATCTCGAGTGTTTATCATTGTTTAAGTAAGTAATGAATAAGAATGCCAATGCTGGGCAACACTACTGGAAAACACTTAAACGCTGGGGAGATAAACCTACATCTATCAATAACTAGCACATTTTCCATGAACTATTTGAGGTGTTTGTAGCAAGTATACATTTCTAGCTAGGAATTGTGACTGAACATATTTGGTCTATGTcaagtattttattataatattagatAAAGCCATGAATTTTTCTTTATTACTTAATGGCAACCATTGCGTAATATGCAGGTATTATTTTGCAAGTTTAAAAAAGTTGAAATACTATTACAATTTACAGGTTTAATATGAATAAAACTCAAATAAAAGCAtatttttgtcataaaatatgCCGCTACTTTTCTTTTTTCACGCTGCTACTatattgaaaatgtttttgttCTTCGCAGAGGACTGGAAGAGTTGTGAATGAACtatatttttgaaaacaattttcactaaaaaaaaaaggagcctTTAAAACGTACTAGGTTTTACTGTAAACTATATGGATACAATCAGGTGGGTTATGCAGTTCAACCAAATACCAGAAATCTTCTTGcatgatgttatttttttaaagtgttacaAAATTTATGCAAATTAATTATATGCAGTTGTTGGAAGGTAGACTAGTACAATAAAGGgaattgactttatttatttaaatgccttttaatttatttaattttgctaACAAGATATAATCTCTGAACTGTTAATATCACATAGATGAAATAGAGCATACACAATTTTATGACATTttggtactattttttttttttttatcaatatctgAACTCCACCAAGAACTATCGTGAGATCTTAAGGGTCGAGAGTAAAATGATGCGTAGTGTAAGTTTGCAGAGTAGAAACGAATGCTAGTCGTAGAAGTTGAAAAATAACAATTTCCATTAACACAGATTAAGCCATTAAGCCATGGTACGTATACAACTTCCCCACCCCCAAACCATTTTTCTTTAGACTTGGGTCGAGGCCTGTCTCATCAACCGGATGTCATTACTCAACTACTTAATGCATTGCACTGAGGCAACAAAATATTCTTCCAAAGTTTCAATTTATAATTTGGAATTTTCTATTAATTAAGTTGCGAGATTGATTGTActgaagtaaatatatatttattgcacCTTAATtccacaatgaaaaaaaaatggtattataaAGGTAGAATGAAATGTTTTGGTTGCTATAGTCTGGATCTTGTAACTTGCTTCAAATTTGACAGATCTCgaaagtagtaccagtggtacTTATTTCCCAACTGACACAAAATATATCATGGTGCATTTTTTTAAGAACACTGACAACTAagtgcattttttttacaaactatatCGACAGAAAGACAGTCCCAGAACGATACTTATACCATTGAAACATATTTTgtaaactgtcaaatttgagacaagttacaggGCACAGACTATAACACCTAGAACACAATACAATGTAAGGTACCTGGTCAGATGTATTTCTAGGAATTAAAAGTGTGTCTACTTTTGTAAAATCGTCCCTGTGAAATGGGTGTTAAACGTGATTCCACTACCCCCCTACCCACtccatttataaattatttttcttcacaAGCGAATCCCACATATTTCACTCTTATGAAATCATTATTTTCCAACCAATCACTAACAGCACATGAGTTGTGTCAGCacgccaaaaaattaaaaaaaacgtggATGCGGaatatttttctatttgaaaAGTATTCTACTTTCATTTAGTTTTGGCCGCGAAGTCGCTGAAGTGAGCGTCAGAACGAAGATTTACAGTGAGGGTTTAGCCGGTGCTTTGTTCGTACAATTATTATTCtgtgaatttttaaaagtttactcTGATTAAATTATTTGCGAAATAAGTAATTATACCATAGTAATGTTAAATTAgtactaaaatatataatatttcggTTGAGATGTCGTATATGTGGTATATGGAGCGGCAAGAATGGTAATGTGAAACATGTACTATTTTTAACTGCGTGTTCTCAACACCGCTGTGACGAAATGTGTCGTCGCGAGGGTCGCGCCATTGTTGGTCCCGGCGCGAGTGGGCTCGGGCGCGAGGCCCTCCGACCAGAGGCCGGCCGTGCGGTTGGCAGTACTTGCCGCAGGAGGGCAGCGGGCCCAAGCACGCTAACGACTACGGTAAGTAGGCAGCGCAGTTCACTTCCACAGAGACTGGCGTGCAGAGCGCCGCACGAACAGGGACGTTTACACCCGAGGCAAGATCTCATTAGGACGCCCCTCCCGCATACTTCCTTTTTtgaaccaaccaaccaaccatagATCCTTTCcaacaacacctcatatcgccgcCAAATGTTAATCATACTATTTCAGATATTTTTAACTAAACCtatatggtaaataaatataaaccttTTTTGAAGTTATTCCATTTTCAGTAGATCGCAAGTTGGATAATATGGAAATAATaccagttaatttttttatatttttggtgaTATTCATGTATGTGTATTTTTAAATGCACAAAATTAAGTTCATCTAaactcaatttatttatttatttttttagtagcacaaaattcatgtaaatatctGTAGTAAGAATTACTCTGccagttaaccccccccccccccctttccaaaagCACGCCCGGGGCTCTAGCCCCGTCTTTCCCCCTCTGGTAACTGGTAACGTCCCTGTTCACCTCTACACAGCTCTTACTGCCTCCGAACCCGTGTTCCCCCGAATATCATGAATCTATTTCCACCCTGCCAGTTGATTTTAGAATTCGGTTCAGCATAGCGTGGATTCGATCCCGAACCGCAACCCCGcctatttatttttcttcagcaTACTAAACCAGCATGTTAGACGTAGATTGCAGTTCGGAGTAATTGGcacacactgttgccagattgatactacttGCCTTgctaacattacaattattattttgtggaatatCATTGTATgtataaagtgtttttttatattattatttgttatcaTTTTGAGACCATAAATCAGATCTGAgaagtatacaaatgtatttccggAAGCTGGCTTCACGGCTGTGGAatgtggatggggtcaatgaccaatTTCTCTGAAGTTACGGCGGCCGTTTtggacctaaaattaattaaatttcaccAATAATAACTCAAAGTAActccaaattcctaaaaaaattcccaatctcgcgggaaaaaattcccgttttattcatgaaaaattcaaaaattaggaattcgaaaaacctcaaaagacttttgccttagaaagaacacatattccttattgaggcttaagcatccatgtctacagcctccgacaAGCCTCTGGCGTCAtttaggattatgacgtaaccgttgccCTTTTAGGTacgggtgccatcttgaaaatctttatttattatcctattttaaataaaaaaattaaaattcattaaaaaattgctaataaaattttaataaaatattattaaaaaatcacAGTTGCAAATATCGCTACGGTCGCTATCTTGGATTCTATGAATGATGCATGTTtcattatgcccgccatcttggatgactaagACATCATCGTTAAACTTTACGGTACGGCCGTCATATTGTATTCTAGAAAgtggcaattttcgttacggtcaccatttaCAAAATTCGTAATTTATATgctataaattcgaaaaaaaaaaaatggacaaaaataaaaaaaataattaataaaaaattattaaaataatattttaaaaacatcacGGAGTCCACAGTTCGAACCCCGTAAGGTCCTTTCTTCACATAAGCCGCCGGCgggctgacctcccaccactaattccaaggtatATAAATCGTCAGATAGTATTACGTCGTGTCCGCCATCtatttttcgtctgctggaggccaacaTTTTGTTTACGTCGACTAGAGTGCGCtgccgtcatattagtttaaggTTTACCCGTTAGAaagtagtaataatttattagtaCTGaggcatccaccatcttggaaatctgtaattatttagctagagtttcgggaaaaattctaaaattcattaaataaatatgcacttAATATACTAATTGATTCTATGGATTCCAGTTCTCGGTTAAATCTCTAGGTtatgcaataaaattaaattttatgtaaaaattatacttctttaataaatcattttcgaaATCCTAAAGGATGCTTAATTTATACATCTACAAGCCTCTAGTAAGCTGATGGTCACATATTGACCGACATATTGGATATCCGTAATAATTATCTTAGAAATTCGGGATGaatcccaaaattcattaaaaataacactcattaatttacttattgaatcgatacttggttcgacaCTGGGCAAAacagaaaattaagtaatttaattaaaaataccacaaaagttacaggttctagaaataaaatacagcaatttctttcacaaaataaattttattacataatttcaattcTACCACAGAAACACTAGCGAAAGTTATGGATCCTATAAACATTAAGTACTgcatcggcgtgaaatgactaattattaTCTCCAATCTGttaatactagacagagaccagccagatcctttactgacatagtcctcctcttcttgacagagtttctggtcaccatgtttaacagtttgcttcacatcgtcagaactgtagatcactgcagccgatgtcttgaatgcacacttcttcacttatcattgaacggatatggtttgccatatacacagtccagccacaagttatattttaaaggaccgtttgttgctacttcatcagtaagctgattaatcATGTCCTGTCTgaaatcatcaagaaaattacaaatgtccttcggtTCACTTAtcttatttagataataatagtctttcagtgTCCAATGAAATGCAGATTGCGCCTAGCAGAACC from Bacillus rossius redtenbacheri isolate Brsri chromosome 1, Brsri_v3, whole genome shotgun sequence includes these protein-coding regions:
- the LOC134528095 gene encoding protein artichoke-like: MPLVRSSCGFFCHVKGRKMLIVAVLATTQIAFTVTAFPTSGNEGAAGSFSGLCLEEIRELVGDAIELATLRMERVTSTVIPPGFFDGLDGLRSLSLTNSSLTELQPGVFSGLQQLLELRLSGTKLRRLPPGALDATTQLQALRLDDNELTTLPEHIFSSLSNLTLLDLSRNHLAAVGPHEFSRLPRLETLILGFNRLEKLSCRAFINLRNLRDIHLNNNLIQRFNWILFQNTVQLKFINVSHNFLKNLAVGLFEIRSNALNNITKSHYHHGRFIETDRLQVIDASHNAIKAVSETTFKNLTNLKYVDLSFNSLESFTSTTFDGCGDLKTVDLSFNNISRVYIQAHSVSSVVKHVHIILRGNILKAVSSRVLATHLLDLSMNNLTSIIYSKFASVTFVKILDISYNPHLQISMSILRYFQNIVEFYLDGNDISFKNLTLINQIFEISNMRFISLSDTEICRDPYTMMFVRMLFIQKNKVNISCFRSNDSLKNIYVRRYSNRSLKEIAPVREMLPSELITSATKLEEDCLENSPEGDKYSTIDVQCPLGCVCRDLWGTWAGTKFAKDCVNLVNCKTVLLYIPPVVNSSTTCLDLGFTSLRNVSRDNFKHLHSLLYLMLPGNDFRSLPSDIFSDLHSLLYLDLSFNSLTVIHDDLLLNNTNLEDLQLFNNKITVINDRAFKYTTKLKILNLANNKISAISKNAFYNLHNLEDLNLYGNELLTLEEIIFTHPSRIISFNVENNLLEKFPVHFFDNLTLLEMVIMTNISLTELFPFSFLSMGNLKFLYLNKNRITELPENLFTGLKKLEYLDLSENIIMCLNTESFKSGSFSSLKSLVYIDIENNFLESLEENLFLNASSVEVIEISHNILKRIEGAFINVTNVHLINITHNKICFISENTLRNTYNLKVLDVSNNRLVMINQRALYDLQNLVQLYIHNNLLDNLNENVFRYTINLRVLNLSNNKLIRLHGKLFFRLFGLEILNIGYNKLASLSEETFQSQTGLKVLILNGNPLRVLPPGVFRSLVSLELLDLRHACLTTLDVGLFSSLRRLLALMLGHSPVQSLTTQHFKPMKSLQVLDLSRRESTPSMDCNCSSDDSFNWKNMTLINHWFDMPDLKILMLPGHSLCRYPLWQNITNKIFLHVSLKDYLPQEGSGPKHANDYGK